The Streptomyces sp. NBC_01317 genomic interval TCCGTCTCCTTCGTCCACCCACAGCTCACGACCCGCGCCTTCACCTCCCAACGCCCAGCGTTACGCCCCGCGTTGATCGCCTCCGGCGTCAGACGGGCCACCGTGCGATGGACCACCCGAAACGCACCCGGCGCGCCCGCACCCGGCGCGCCCGCACCCGGCGCACCCGCAACCAGCGGAACCCGCTCCGTCGTCGTGGTGGCGGGCAGCACGAACTCCTCGCCCCCGCCACCCCGCCTCCGTACCAACAGATCCATCCGCGCCGACCGCAGACGCGCGGTCACGTCCAGGGTCTCCGGCGACAGCGACAGCGACCCCCCGGTCACCGAAGGCCGCAGCGAATCCCCGCCCTCCGTATGCAGGAACGTCAACGGCCCCTCCGCGCCCATCAGTTCGCCGGTCGCCGTGATCTCCAGCTCCCCGGTCACCCGGGCCGACGCCTTCACCCGTACCGCCGACTCCCAGCGCGCCAGCTCCCGTACCGCGTCGGGCCGGCCCTGCTCGACCAGGGCGGCCACCGCCCGCTGCGGCGCGGGGAGCCCCGCGGCCACCCCCGGTGCGAAGCGCTCGGCGAGGGCGGACCGTACCTCCCCGAAGAACTCGCCGCGCCACGCGGCCGGCGCGTCGAGGTAGCGCGGCGCGGTCAGGCGCCCGATCATCTCCACCCGCAGCCAGCGCCGGTGCAGCCGGTCCCGCAGCGCGCCCGGCTCGGTGTGCGCGTCCACGATGTCGAGCGCCTCGCGCAGGTTGCCGAAGTACCCGGCCGGGTCGAAGGGCCGGAAGCCCGCGTTCGACGCGTCGGGGCGGGCGACATGGAAGTAGCACACGTAGTCGGAGAGGACCGAGATCCGCTCGGCGAGGAAGTACGCCGCCGTCACGAAGACATGGTCCTCCAGGCGCCGCTTGCCCTCGGGGAAGCGCAGTCCGTGGTCCATCAGGAACGACCTGCGGAACATCTTGTGCGGGGTGAGGCTGTCGATCAGCGGCGCCGTCGCGAGCGTCGCCCGCGGATGGTTGCGCCGGAACAGCTCCTTCGGGACGCCGCGCCCCCGGCCCGCCATCTTGCCGATGACGACGTCCGCGTCGTTCTCCTTGGCGTACGCGTAGAGCCGCTGGAGCGCCTCGTCCCCGAACCAGTCGTCGTTGTCGGCGAACTGTACGTACTCGCCGCGCGCGCGTTCGATCCCGATGTTGCGCGGGCGCGACGGCCAGCCCGAGTTGGGGATGTGGACGACGCCGATGTGCGCGTGCGCGGCGGCCAGCGCGTCGAGCCGCTCGCCGGTGCCGTCCGTGGACCCGTCGTCGACGAAGATCACCTCGAACTCACCGGCGGCCATGGTCTGTCGCAGTAAGGAAGCGATCAGTTCCTCGATGTGGACGCCCGGGTCGTAGACGGGGACGACAACACTCACCTTGGGGGTACTCATGCGTGCCTCTCGGGAGAAGACCTCAACTCTGCCCGAACCCGCCCACAGTCGCGAATCAGATGACTTGTCCGCCCTTGATCCGCCCAGGATCCCCGCCGCCCGATGATCTTGACGGGTCTCGGACATTTCCCGCGCGTCAAGGCAGTGTCCTAAACACAAGTCACTCGGTTAGATGAGTGTGGACACCAGAACGCCCCGGCCCGGGTTCGACGATCAGCCCCCGCTGAGCATGCTCAAGGTGGATTCCGATCCCGCGCAGGTCATCGTGAACCACGCCAGCTTCCGGGTGAAGCTCGCATCGCCCCAGCGCACCGCCCCCGCCCGCGCCCTCACGGACACCGCGCGCATCCCCGCCATGAGCGGCGCACCCGCCGCCGGCGGCGCGCGCCGTCGTGCGCCCGTCGTGTGGAGCGGCAGGTCCGAGCCCGGTGACCCCGGAGCGACCGGACTCCTCCAGGCCGTACGGAACTCCACCGCGGCCAGGACCTCCGCGGCCGTGCGCGCGGGCGGTGCGGTCGGCGTGGGCGGCACCTACGAATCCGTACCCGAAGGGGGGTACGAGGGGCACGACACCGGCGCCACGCAGGTCATCCCCCGCATCGCCCTGGACGACGACGCCACGACCCTGACGCCCGTCGTGGGCGGGGGCAGAGGCGGAGGTGCGGGAGGCCGGCCCGGCGGCGGGCGTTCAGGACCGCTCCTGCCGCCCATGCGGCAGGCGGTCGGCGCCTACGACGCGCCGTCCGAAGGCAATTTCTCCGACCGGGAGTTTTCCGACCGGGAGTTTTCCGACCGGGAGTTGTCCGAGCGGGAGCTGTACGACGCCCTCGACCCCGACGACGACCGCCCGCGCGCCCAGCGCCACGGCGCCGACACCGTCCGGCACGCGTACTACCCCGGCCGCCGGATGAACCTGGGCGTGGTGCTCCTCCCGCTCCGCGTCTTCCTCGGCTTCATCTCGATCTACGCCGGCATGGGCAAGCTGTGCGACCCCGTCTACTTCGACGGCGGCGAGCGCGGCTCGATGGTCAAGTGGCTGCACTCGCTGCACCCGTGGGCGCTCGCGGAGCCGCTCAGGGACTTCGCGCTCTCGCACCCGGTGGGCGCGGGCCTCAGCATCGCGTTCCTCCAGATCGTCGTCGGCGTCCTGACCGTCCTCGGCCTGTGGCAGCGGGTCGCGGCGTCCTTCGGGGCGGTGCTCTCGGCGGCGCTGCTGCTGACCGTCAGCTGGCGGACCGTACCGGCGTACGACGCGCCGGACATCATCTACCTCGCCGCCTGGTCGCCGCTGATCATCGCGGGCGCGCCCGTCTACTCGGTGGACGGCCGCCTCGCGGGCGAGGCCTGGCGCAGGCTCGGCCCCCGCTCGGAGATCTGGGACCTGCGGCGGCGCGTGCTGCGCCGGGGCGCGGTCCTGGCGTCCGTCGTGATCGGCCTGACGTTCCTGATCGGCTCGGTCCTCGGCGGAGCCGTACGGTCCTCGGACATGGTCACCGTGCCGGGTCCGAACGACGACCCGGTGAACCAGCTGCCCGGCGTCCCGCTCCCGCGCGAGTCCAGCGGCCGCGCGAGTGCGTCGGGGACCCCGTCGGGCGGCAGCCGTGCGTCCGGGAAGCCGGCGGAGCCGTCCGCGACCCGCTCCAGCGCCCCGGCGGCGCAGGAGTCCGCACCGGCGCGTACGCCCGCGCGGGAGACGGCGAGCGCGGGCAGCGGGCAGAACAGCGGGCAGCAGCAGCCCAGCCAGACCCAGGGCACCGGCGCCGTGCCGCCGCGCACGTCCGAGCAGGCCCCTCCGCCCCCGCCCACCAGCCAGGGCCCGTCGTCGAGCGGCAGCACGGGCGACGGCAGCAGCGGTGGTACGGGGGGCACGGACGGCGGCTCGTCCACGACGGGCGGCTCGTCGTCGGGCGGTACGGGGGCGCGGAACCCGATCGGGGGGCTGCTGGGCTGAGGCCCCGGCGCGGGGACGCGCAGGAGAGACGTACAGCGGGGGAGACGTACAAGAGACGGTCCGGTCCGGGACAACGCGGCTGTAGGGCGGCGGAGTTCCGGACCGGACCGTCTCTTGGTGTGGTGCGGCCCGTGGTTGTGGCCCGTGGTTGTGGCCCACGAGGGGCCGTGGGGCGCCTCAGGGCGGTACGGGAGGGGCTCTTGGGTACGGGGGCGGGTCTGGCCCTTACAGGGGCGCTGAGCCCCCCGTACCGCTGCCGCTACCGGTCCCCGTACCCAGAGCCGTTCCCGCGTCGGCGCCGGCACCGGCCCCGGCGGCCAGCTCCTTCGCCGCCTCGGTGAGGTCCTTCGCGGTGTCGATCGCCCGCCAGTACGCGCCGTTGGGCAGCGGATAGCCGGCCAGTATGCGCTCGCGGGCGAGGCGCGGGAACGTCGTACGTTCGTGGTCGCCGCG includes:
- a CDS encoding glycosyltransferase family 2 protein encodes the protein MSTPKVSVVVPVYDPGVHIEELIASLLRQTMAAGEFEVIFVDDGSTDGTGERLDALAAAHAHIGVVHIPNSGWPSRPRNIGIERARGEYVQFADNDDWFGDEALQRLYAYAKENDADVVIGKMAGRGRGVPKELFRRNHPRATLATAPLIDSLTPHKMFRRSFLMDHGLRFPEGKRRLEDHVFVTAAYFLAERISVLSDYVCYFHVARPDASNAGFRPFDPAGYFGNLREALDIVDAHTEPGALRDRLHRRWLRVEMIGRLTAPRYLDAPAAWRGEFFGEVRSALAERFAPGVAAGLPAPQRAVAALVEQGRPDAVRELARWESAVRVKASARVTGELEITATGELMGAEGPLTFLHTEGGDSLRPSVTGGSLSLSPETLDVTARLRSARMDLLVRRRGGGGEEFVLPATTTTERVPLVAGAPGAGAPGAGAPGAFRVVHRTVARLTPEAINAGRNAGRWEVKARVVSCGWTKETELSLSLTIADGSRPVLRERSGAPLLVRVKRRVRRALAR
- a CDS encoding DoxX family protein codes for the protein MSVDTRTPRPGFDDQPPLSMLKVDSDPAQVIVNHASFRVKLASPQRTAPARALTDTARIPAMSGAPAAGGARRRAPVVWSGRSEPGDPGATGLLQAVRNSTAARTSAAVRAGGAVGVGGTYESVPEGGYEGHDTGATQVIPRIALDDDATTLTPVVGGGRGGGAGGRPGGGRSGPLLPPMRQAVGAYDAPSEGNFSDREFSDREFSDRELSERELYDALDPDDDRPRAQRHGADTVRHAYYPGRRMNLGVVLLPLRVFLGFISIYAGMGKLCDPVYFDGGERGSMVKWLHSLHPWALAEPLRDFALSHPVGAGLSIAFLQIVVGVLTVLGLWQRVAASFGAVLSAALLLTVSWRTVPAYDAPDIIYLAAWSPLIIAGAPVYSVDGRLAGEAWRRLGPRSEIWDLRRRVLRRGAVLASVVIGLTFLIGSVLGGAVRSSDMVTVPGPNDDPVNQLPGVPLPRESSGRASASGTPSGGSRASGKPAEPSATRSSAPAAQESAPARTPARETASAGSGQNSGQQQPSQTQGTGAVPPRTSEQAPPPPPTSQGPSSSGSTGDGSSGGTGGTDGGSSTTGGSSSGGTGARNPIGGLLG